A genome region from Mammaliicoccus sp. Marseille-Q6498 includes the following:
- a CDS encoding universal stress protein — MFNYKNILIAVDGSTEAEWAYNKAVAVAKRNDAKLTIVNVVDSRSYASVEAYDTQIVNKATSFAESILSGYKDNAEQNGVTNVATKLEFGSPKTVIPKKLATEFDVDLIMCGTSGLNAVERFIVGSVSESIVRNAPCDVLVVRTETMPEDFQPIVATKELFDEHLEKK, encoded by the coding sequence ATGTTTAATTACAAAAATATTCTAATAGCAGTTGATGGTTCAACAGAAGCAGAATGGGCTTATAACAAGGCTGTAGCTGTAGCTAAGCGTAATGATGCTAAGTTAACAATTGTAAATGTTGTAGATTCACGTTCATATGCTAGTGTTGAAGCATACGACACTCAAATCGTGAATAAAGCAACAAGTTTTGCCGAAAGTATATTATCTGGATATAAAGATAATGCTGAACAAAATGGCGTAACAAATGTTGCAACTAAATTAGAATTTGGTTCTCCAAAAACTGTTATTCCTAAAAAATTAGCAACTGAATTCGATGTAGATTTAATTATGTGCGGTACTTCTGGTCTTAATGCTGTGGAAAGATTTATTGTAGGTTCAGTTTCTGAATCAATCGTCAGAAATGCACCTTGTGATGTGTTAGTCGTTAGAACAGAAACAATGCCTGAAGACTTCCAACCAATCGTAGCTACAAAAGAACTATTCGATGAACATCTTGAAAAGAAATAA
- the ald gene encoding alanine dehydrogenase: MIIGVPREIKNNENRVALTPSGVASLIAQNHKVKVEKGAGIGSQFTDEDYIVSGAEIVSQEEAWNVDMVMKVKEPLKEEYQFFKKDLILFTYLHLAAEESLTNALLEKEVTAIAYETVQLSDRSLPLLAPMSEVAGRMSAQIGAQFLQKFNGGIGILLSGVPGVKRGKVTIIGGGQAGTNAAKMAVGLGADVTIIDLNPTRLQQLDDLFGASVQTMMSSPLNIEEAVIESDLVIGSVLIPGAKAPKLVTEDMVKKMKPGSVLVDIAIDQGGSFETSDRITTHDNPTYVKHGVVHYAVANMPGAVPRTATIALNNATTPYAIQLANKGYVKACQDNEALAKGLNTIHGKLTYEEVAKAFGKEFTPYQEVLK; encoded by the coding sequence ATGATAATTGGTGTACCAAGAGAGATTAAGAATAACGAAAATAGGGTTGCTTTAACGCCTAGTGGTGTAGCAAGTTTGATTGCTCAAAACCATAAAGTTAAAGTCGAAAAAGGGGCAGGAATAGGTTCACAATTTACTGATGAAGATTACATAGTATCTGGCGCAGAAATTGTAAGCCAAGAAGAAGCATGGAATGTTGATATGGTTATGAAAGTGAAAGAACCACTTAAAGAAGAGTATCAATTTTTCAAAAAAGATTTAATTCTATTTACATATTTACATTTAGCTGCAGAAGAATCTTTAACAAATGCATTGTTAGAAAAAGAAGTGACAGCTATAGCATATGAAACAGTACAGTTAAGTGATCGCTCACTACCATTATTAGCGCCAATGAGTGAAGTTGCTGGTAGAATGTCAGCACAAATTGGAGCTCAATTTTTACAAAAATTTAATGGTGGAATAGGTATACTATTATCAGGCGTACCTGGCGTTAAACGTGGAAAAGTTACAATTATTGGTGGCGGCCAAGCAGGAACTAATGCAGCAAAAATGGCAGTAGGGCTTGGAGCAGATGTTACAATTATTGATTTGAATCCAACACGTTTACAACAATTAGATGATTTATTTGGAGCAAGTGTTCAAACGATGATGTCATCTCCATTAAATATCGAAGAAGCAGTTATAGAAAGTGATCTTGTAATTGGATCAGTGCTTATCCCAGGTGCGAAAGCTCCGAAACTCGTTACAGAAGATATGGTTAAAAAAATGAAACCAGGTTCTGTTTTAGTTGATATAGCGATTGACCAAGGTGGATCATTTGAAACTTCAGATAGAATTACGACACATGATAATCCAACTTATGTTAAACATGGCGTTGTGCATTATGCAGTTGCAAATATGCCAGGCGCAGTTCCAAGAACAGCAACAATCGCATTAAATAATGCAACTACGCCATATGCAATCCAATTAGCTAACAAAGGATATGTTAAAGCATGTCAAGACAATGAAGCATTAGCAAAAGGATTAAATACTATTCATGGTAAATTAACTTATGAAGAAGTAGCAAAAGCATTTGGTAAAGAATTTACACCTTATCAAGAAGTTCTAAAATAA